One Mastomys coucha isolate ucsf_1 unplaced genomic scaffold, UCSF_Mcou_1 pScaffold7, whole genome shotgun sequence genomic window, taCTGCTTCACCAGgttccccctctctctgagaACCGACTGTTGGGGTGCTAATTGCCAGTTTTCTTTCAggtttattttttacattttattaccATTCTTTATATCGCTGGGTTCCCAGAGCACCATAAGCAACAAGAACAATGTCTTTTGATTTGCAGTAATTCAATAGCTTACTCTGGTTCAAGTAAATGTGACATTCAACCTATGAtagaatatgatgaaaatatatcAGATTTTATCAAATActcacaaagaacaaaaattctTAAAGTTgctaaaatatatgtaatttcaCATATGAATTAAAAGGATCAATCTGTTGCAAATTTttcttgaaggaaaaaagaacCGATTTTGGAGCATTATCTGATAACATTTGACCTGTCAAGTttttgtgtcaaaaaaaaaaaaaaaagttaatggaCAGCTAGAAGGTTCATTGGTTAAACACATCAACTGCTAAGCTTAATGAAATCCTGAGGATGTACCATAATAAGATGAGGAGGGGCATAAACTCTATGCAAGTCCTGGCCACTTGACTAATTTTTATCTTAATCCATTTTTTCAATAAACTATTCCAAGTCAGCTGACTATCCTTATTTCAGGAAGAAGTTCACTTTCCTGTCTTCAACATGATGGACCGATGCTAAATGTCTACATTGTTTATTAGTTGGGCACCATGGGATGTCTCCATTTTCACCAATATTCTAAGAGTCCAAGTTTAAATTCAGAATACCCCATGTCTTTGAAAAAATGATGCTGTTCTTAGAATCATTTTTCCACAAGATGAAAATTACTTAAACAGAGGACAACTAAATGGGCATCAGTTGTACAGAAGTGAGGAAAAGCCTGAGAGATGGAAAGGGAATGTGGATCATCACCTGGTTGCAGACAGGTTTGTACTTCAGTCCTGGCTTGTTTAGTATTCGATCCAGCTGCCTGTGGTTAAAGTTGGACACCCCAATTGACTTGACCAATCCTGCATCCTTACACTTCTCCAACATCTGGTAATAAGAAGGGAGAATAAAGGGTCCTACTTAAAGAGACTACATGGATATAAACATTATATGGACCAGTTATAGGAAAAATTGTCCAGAGCTAGACATAGTGTTCAGTGATATATACTTGCCAGTATGTATAAGACCCTAAGTTGATCACGGGCACTAAAGGTAGAAGGGGTGTACTGCCCAGGTGATTACTGGATTTAAATTCAAACAAGTCAAGTTAAGGATGATAATAAACCAGAAGATGTCAGTCAAAGAGGAATTTGTACAACATTAGTAGACAATCAAATCTATTACTACATTAGGTGGCAAAATATCCATATGCCTCCTGCCCTTCTTCATTTAACCCTTTTACATTTTAGTAATGCATCCCTCCCCTTCTACTCCACCAAGTATCTATGGGCAAAATGAGTTTCTCCACCCAAAGGAAAGTGAGCTGACTGCCCCTTCCTCCACTTGCTTTactgttgttttaaaaagtacTCACCTCCCATGTGTCACAGAAATCCACAGTGTCCAATAGAAATTTCCCTTGCTTATCTACTGGAAAATCATCATCCCCTGGCTGGAAGAGAAGCAACTTTAAAACAGTTTCACAAAATATGTATCTTGTCTACAATAATGTGTTTAAGACTATcttggaggagctagagagatagacCAATGATTAAGTCCTGGCTgtttagaggacctgggttcaatttccagaacatACATAGTTTGCCTCAACTATCTGTCATTCCAGTCCCATGGAACCCAATGGCCTCCTCTGGGTTTTACATGCAGCATGTATGCACATAGcaagcagacatacacacaaaagaaacaccAATTCACAGTaaacaaagatatatttttttaaaaaaattaaaataatatcttgGAAATAAAAGAGTAAGCAGCCATAAGTGAGTGAGGCATCATTGTGTACTGTGTTTAAAAACTGACATGGATATAGAATTACATTACCTTTTGGAGCCTAGTTTATTGCATTTACTTGAATTAATTGTGTgaatagttatatattttttcttataataattttaatttttcaattataagatatttaaatcattttgatttttctgcTTCATCTCTCTAATCTTTTCCATGTGTGTTTCTCAAACTCATtgcctctgtttctttaattgatgttgcacacacacacacacacacacacacacacacacacacgaatgtgcATTTATGTCTAAATCAAAATGATATTTCTGAACTACTAAATGAGACCTCCTAGTTGGCTTGTATTATTTTGTCTACTCtttcttttagaaacaaaaatggTTGATGATCACTGAAGAACCATTTCATTGCATAGCCTTGACGTAAAACATGAATTTCTATCACTCCTGACCCAGAATAAGTAGTGAACATGAATATTTATGCCCAGAGACAGGCATGCGAGGGCAGTTGCGACTTTACACAAAATTGATTTTAGTAGgaaaagatgctgagaaagtataaAATGTTAGTGAAATTGAAACTGAAACTGTTTTGAGGCCACTTTTGCcaccaagagagaaaagagggacaaGATCTAAGCAATACAATATAAAAGATGAGTAATACAAGTTTTCCTGGAAGTCACTTCTAATCTGTGATTCTGGACATTGCTTGGATACCTCATTTTATAATCCAATATACTCTTTGTGGAACCTACTCAGAAGTGTAGTAATGCACAAATTAActttgtataaaattataatagaaaTTTATCTCAACCATCCATAAAAATTATATCCATGTCCCTATGCAAAGATATGTACATTTGACATTACAATTCACTTACCTTCATTGGCACTGGGAAATGCATAATATAAAGATCAACATAATCCAGTTGAAGGTTTTTCAGTGATTTTTCCAAAGCAGGCTTGACCAGCTCTGGACGAAAGCAAGTGCACCAAAGCTACAGATGTTGAAGAATGTTAGTTGTGCTAGATTAATAGATCACCCAAATATGCATAGTCATTTATCCtaatactgaaatattttttatgcTTGAAGGAAAGTTATAAGAATTCCTCTTAAATCAGTGTTTACTTTACTCATATTTAACAATGGGAACTAAGCTATAGTTTTGTGATTAATGTTAGCTCATTtattaaacaatgaaataattactcaagaaataaattacatactaataaaataatatccaataattaaattattttcatatagaGCTAAATATGCCTTTACTTTCCTTTACCCATTAATTCAATTGACCTTTTTAACTAACTTCTGATGCAGTAATATAATTTCTGCTGCCTTACTATATTTCAATAATTTGCATACTTGCATACTATACCTTTGTAGTGATGAACAGGTCTTCTCTCTTTACAACACCAGCTTTAATCTTGCTTTGAATGGCCTGTCCTATCTCCTCTTCTACGTGGTATTCATAAGCTGTGTCAATATGGCGGTACCCAACATCTAGAGCTAGGCATGCAGCCTCCAGTGACTTACTCTTGGGAACCTAGGGAAAGAACCAAAGGAGGTGTTTAGAGATTCATGTTCTGAGAACTAGCTCAAAGTGAGCCTAGGTGGGAGTTTACTATACTAGAAGGAATTTTTGTCTTTCAAAGTCATCCTAAGACCCAGCTGTTAGGCAAGAGCCTAGTACCCCAATTCTTGCATTCCCACTTCCTATTCTATAAAACACATTGAAGTCTCCAGAGATATTATAATTGTCACAGAAAAGTATCTTCACAGAATCAATGGTTGTCCATATTTTGTCCCATGTTTGAGCTATGAGGCAAAATTGCTTGTTGGGGTCTTTTTTAATTAACAGCAATACTTTTGTATCCAAGAACCTCCCTATACCTATACAGTTCTGGTTACTTACAGGCACTGATGGATGCTCACCCTGGGTTCAGTGGCCTGCTAGAAAGTCACACTAAGCATATGTAGTAGGATGACTAAGCAAACTGAACACAAGAAAGTCTGCTTGGGACAGGACAATTATATAGACACTCCTTCTGCTCCCAGCTAagacactgttaaaaaaaaagatgagaaagcaAAGATCACAGATACCAAGCAAGGCCAGGTTAATAATAGGGACTTGGACAGAAAGTACTGTCCTAAGTTAGTCTTTCTACATATCCATTCTGTTTTTCTGATAAACCTAAATttaggtaggaaaaaaaatctaacgtAAGAATAAATCCTTATTTAAAGTTCCTTACCTACATTATGTTAGagattatttattttgggtttcaGCCTCTTCAACCAaagcttatttgttttaaaaaggtaTGGCTAGAATTAAATCTAACCTTATTGCCTTCTTGCCAGATTTGGAtaatgatatagctgggtctttgtTAAAGGTTTATGGTGTGGGCTGGGGAGAAGTCTCACTCAGTAatactccatacccaaatactgctggGATTGAACTAGTCTCTCAGTAGTGCAGACACCTCTGtgaacacaggtaagaccaccacttcttcTTTGAGATACCTATTTGGatccctcaggacacaggaacagaaCAACAGCCTGGGagaggatccttccagtttctgtctatgcCTGGAACTGACCctctgccacagctctccatacccaaatgcTACCAGGATAGAGATGGTCTTTCAAGAGTGCCAACCAacttgtgagcacaggtaagtCCATTAATTCTGCTCAAATTTCTGGCACAAGAAggacccacccagagccatcaggacacagaaactaaggaacagcaggggacaggatccttcaggtttctgtctgcaccctggaGGGAGCTGACCATGtgctacagctctccatacccaaattcctcctagagagaactggtctcccaggagtagtGACATACAGCCTTGCAGGAGGGACAGGCCATAGTCAGAGagagcaagaccagctaacaccagagataaccagatggcaagaagcaagggcaagaacataagcaacaggaaCCAAGGCTATTTGCCATTATCAGAACCtggttctcccaccacagtgagccctggacaccccaaaacaccagaaaagcaagactctgatttaaattCCCATttcatgatgatagaggactttgagaaggacataagtaactcccttaaatacaggagaacacaggtaaacagctagaagcccttaaagaggaaacacaaaaatcccttaaaaattataggaaattacaaccaaacaggtagaggaattgaacaaaaccatccaggatctaaaaatggaaaaggaaacacaaagaaatcacaaagggagacagcaatggagatagaaaaactaggaaaaagatcaggagtcatagatgcaggcatcaccaacagaatacaagagatagaagagagaatctcaggggcagtatataccatagaaaacattgacacaacactcaaagaaaatacaaaaagcaaaaagctcctaactgaaaacatccaggaaatttaggacaccatgagaagatcaaacctaaggataataggtatagaaaagagtgaagattcccaacctaaagggccagtaaatatcttcaacaaaattacagaagaaaacttccctaacctacagaaagagatgcccataaacgtACAAGaaactacagaactccaaatagattggaccagaaaagaaattcttctcatcacataatagtcaaaacactaaatgcatgaaacaaagaaagaatattaaaagcagtaagggaaaagtcaagtaacatataaaggcagagctatcagaattacaccagacttctctccagagactgactgtgaaagttagaagatctgggctgatgtcatacagaccctaagaaaacacaaatgctagcccaggctactatacccagcaaaactctcaattacaataaatggagaaaccaagatattacaTAACagaaccaaattcacacaataaatttccacaaatccagtcccacaaaggataatagatgcaaaactccaacacaaggagttaaactatcctagaaaaagcaggaaaacaatcttctttcaacaaacccaaaagaaaatagccaaaaaacataaaaataacatcaaaacaacaagaactataattcttaaagtattatttacttttattgacAGTCTATCCTGTTTTGTTCCTTCTATTTAAATGTAGGATGTAAGACCTTCCTTTTTCATATGATGCTATTTTTCCCAGGTAAAATCCTTGCAAGCCTTATTCCTGTCACACTCTTCATATTTCCAAAACCACCAGTCTCTGCATTCTTAACATTTTTCACAAAAGGAGCTACTACAATACTCAATGTCAAAGATactgttttaataaaaattacagtAACTTACAACCCTGCCATCACCCACCCATATAGTACTGTATAACAGTACAGCATGCatgttatggctgagtagcttAGTGTTCTTGTCTAAAAACCTAACATTGTAAAACCTAACAGTGAGTACAGGGATTGTCCCTAACTCTTTTGCCTACTAGTAAGACCATTTGTCTCTTACTTGGTTGCCTTGCCTAGCCTTCATGTGATGTTCTTTTTATAGCTTGTTGGCCTGTTTGATTGGTGTCCCTGTGAATCAAGCTCTCTTCAGAGGGAGTAGTGGGGGTATGAATCTGGGGAAGAACAGGGATGGTCATGGTGGAAGGattgtggtcaggatgtaatatgagagaagaataaaaaaatcactaatgCTACTGCACCAACAAAAACTACATGTTGTTGTACACATTAACCTATATGTTCATAATTTCAATtatatgaaaaaagtaaaaaaaataaatacacaaattaaTCCTTGATATTAAGTTGTTAAAGCTAAAGGTAGAGCCATTGTCATCACAGTGAGAACTGGTAAACTTTCTGCTACAATATTGTTATGTCCAAATATCATCATCATTGACATCTGTTACTATCATCATTACATCATATATTTCATAGTTCAGCCAGGAATTTCCACATGTGTCTTTTCACAAAACCAGTAATTCCCTATTTTGCCAGGTAAGGAGGCTTGCTCCTACCAGAGAGAGAGCACACtctttttgagttcctgtccttggATTCTTAAAGACAAAATAACTTCTAGGGGATTCCAAGGCATAGGCCCCTCCCCAACATATCTGAGTCCTATAAGGCCAGCATAATGGTGGCTTCTTTTTACTGTAGCACCCTAGATGCTCAGGGTCCTGAAAAGACCTGAAAACTTGGGGTAGAGGATGGTATAAGCACCTGTAAAGGTTGCATgtgccaaaagaaaagaaacagattcTGAGGTCTGCAGGCAGTGGTGTAGGGACCCTAGACACCTGCCTCTT contains:
- the LOC116081808 gene encoding aldo-keto reductase family 1 member C13; this translates as MSSNQHCVKLNDGHFIPAFGFGTCKPSEVPKSKSLEAACLALDVGYRHIDTAYEYHVEEEIGQAIQSKIKAGVVKREDLFITTKLWCTCFRPELVKPALEKSLKNLQLDYVDLYIMHFPVPMKPGDDDFPVDKQGKFLLDTVDFCDTWEMLEKCKDAGLVKSIGVSNFNHRQLDRILNKPGLKYKPVCNQVECHIYLNQSKLLNYCKSKDIVLVAYGALGTQRYKEWVDQNSPVLLNDPVLCDVAKKNKRSPALIALRYLVQRGVVLLAQSFKENEMRENLQVFEFQLSPEDMKTLDGLNKNFRYLPADSLVGHPEYPFSEEY